Part of the Chromatiaceae bacterium genome is shown below.
ATCAACGACGGTGGAGGCCGCTTTACGCGTGTAACCGACAGCGTAGGGATCAGCGGCGATGAATGGAGCAGCGCCGCGACCTTCGTCGACTATGATCGCGATGGCGATCTCGATCTGTTCGTGGTGCATTTCGCGACCTTCGATCCGGCGAAGCGATGCCCGGTGGGTGATGCCATCGAGCCCGATTATTGTGGCCCGCACACCTTTCCCGGTCTGCGCGACACCCTGTGGCGCAACAATGGCGACGGCTCCTTCAGCGACGTGAGCGAGGCGGCCGGTATCGACTTGCCGGCACGCGGCTGGGGCGTGATCGCGGCCGATTTCACCGGCGACGGTTGGGCGGATCTGTATGTCGCCAACGACGAGGAGCCGAACCAGCTCTGGGTCAACAACCAGGACGGCACCTTTCTCGACGAGGCGGTGTTGCGAGGTGTCGCGTTCAACAGCCATGGTCGCGTCGAGGCCAGCATGGGTGTCACCGTTGCCGACCTCAACGAGGATGGCGTGCTGGACCTGTTCATGACCCACGTGACCAGCGAGACCAACACGCTTTACCAGAGCGGCGGCGCAGGTGCCGATGCCATGTACTTCGATCGATCCGCCGCGGCGGGCATGTCGGGCGTGGATCTGCCGCATACGGGTTGGGGCTGTGCCCTGTTGGATCTCGATCACGATGGGGATGCGGATCTCGCGGTCGCGAACGGCCGCGTGGCGAAGGGACTGACGCATCCGCAGGCGGATCTCGGCGCCTACTGGGGCCGATACGCCGAGGCCAATCTGTTGTTCCGCAACGACGGCGACGGTCGATTCACCGATATCCGTGATTCGGGCGGTGCCTTCACACGGCACCTGGAGGTCACGCGCGCGCTCGCGGTCGGCGACATCGACAGTGACGGCGATCTCGATGTGGTCACCGCCAACGTCGACAATCATCTGCGTGTCTTTCGTAACGATGCACCGCGCGCGGGCACGCACTGGGTGATGATCCGGGCGATGACGGGCAAGCGCGATGCGCTCGGCGCGGAGATCCGGCTGACGGTCGACGGTCGACCACGGTCGGGCGTCGCGCTCTCGTCGTACAGCTATCTCGCCGGCAATGATCCGCGCGTCCATTTCGGGCTGGGTGGGCACGACAGCATCGATGCCATCGAGGTGCGCTGGCCCAGTGGGCGCCGCGAAGCATTCGACGGGGGCGTCGCCGATCGCGTGATCACGCTTTACGAAGGCGCCGGCCGACCGATGGAATAGCCGACCGGGTCGTTACCGATCCGATGTGGCGGGTAGCCGCTGACGGTACGCCTGTCGCTTCACGTAGACCGGCACCCGCCCGGACAGGTCTTTTGCAAGTTCGGCCTGCCCGGTCTGCTCCGCCCACTGCATGGCCTGCCGCTGGGTGGTCTGCGCTTCGTCGAATCGGCCCAGCTCTGCGTAGCCGGCGGCCAGCGTGTCGAGAAACAGCGGTATCTCCTCGTGATTGGCGTCGTGGGCCTGCTGCGCCAGCCGCACGGCCTCCGCACCATCACGTACGCCGGGATCCGGGTGTGTCGCCAGCAACCACGCCAGGTCGTTCAGCGGCGCGCGCCAGTCAGGTCGCAGGCTGAGTGCCTCGCGGAACGACGCGATCGCCTGGTGCGGGTGGTTCAGCTTCGCGTGGATCCGACCCATCTGATAGTGGGCCTCCGCATTGTCGGGCTTCGCGTGCACAACCGCAGAGAGTTGCGCCAATGCCAATTCGAAGCGGCCGGCGTCCGCCATCATGACCCCGAGTTCATACTTTGCGGCGCTGTGGTTCGGGTCGTGACGCAGTGCCTCGGTGAAGCTGGCGACCGCCGCGCGCTGCGTGCCCAGCTTCCGCAGCGCCAGTCCCTTGTGGTAGTGCGCCTCCGGGTAATTGCGCTTCAGGCGGATGGCCTCGTCGAACTGCGCGATCGCCTCGTCCAGTCTGCGCTGCCGGAAATAGGCCTTTCCCAGGTGGAAGTGGGCGTCGGCATAGGACGGCTCAAGGGCGATCGCCTTCTGAAAATGCT
Proteins encoded:
- a CDS encoding tetratricopeptide repeat protein yields the protein MRTVKSSTRLLHALTLLSLPVGWPFVTTPQAFAATILPGNEVAAPGVVTPTHRLVLEQVEAGAVVEAEKTLHQILQDDPGNAQARLTLATLLQDQGRVKEAIDHLQYLVNQYPENAGLRHRFGIVLLHAGGVAQGIEQLNQAIQLKPDLIGARKDLGSTLLQRNMLMEASALYAETVRMQPENADAHNDYGVVLTRLGRLADAEQSFRHAVELNSEHSDAQYNLGVTLASQWRLDEAIEHFQKAIALEPSYADAHFHLGKAYFRQRRLDEAIAQFDEAIRLKRNYPEAHYHKGLALRKLGTQRAAVASFTEALRHDPNHSAAKYELGVMMADAGRFELALAQLSAVVHAKPDNAEAHYQMGRIHAKLNHPHQAIASFREALSLRPDWRAPLNDLAWLLATHPDPGVRDGAEAVRLAQQAHDANHEEIPLFLDTLAAGYAELGRFDEAQTTQRQAMQWAEQTGQAELAKDLSGRVPVYVKRQAYRQRLPATSDR
- a CDS encoding CRTAC1 family protein gives rise to the protein MADAAGSPAHGAWFSEITGEIGLAEKGETWPAGHYLTPEITAGGVALFDYDNDGDLDLYQVRHPPPAPMPGAFTQAAPNRLFEQTANGRFVEVEGAAGLDDPGYGHGVALGDFDNDGDVDVFVTNYGPDQFYINDGGGRFTRVTDSVGISGDEWSSAATFVDYDRDGDLDLFVVHFATFDPAKRCPVGDAIEPDYCGPHTFPGLRDTLWRNNGDGSFSDVSEAAGIDLPARGWGVIAADFTGDGWADLYVANDEEPNQLWVNNQDGTFLDEAVLRGVAFNSHGRVEASMGVTVADLNEDGVLDLFMTHVTSETNTLYQSGGAGADAMYFDRSAAAGMSGVDLPHTGWGCALLDLDHDGDADLAVANGRVAKGLTHPQADLGAYWGRYAEANLLFRNDGDGRFTDIRDSGGAFTRHLEVTRALAVGDIDSDGDLDVVTANVDNHLRVFRNDAPRAGTHWVMIRAMTGKRDALGAEIRLTVDGRPRSGVALSSYSYLAGNDPRVHFGLGGHDSIDAIEVRWPSGRREAFDGGVADRVITLYEGAGRPME